DNA from Quercus lobata isolate SW786 chromosome 1, ValleyOak3.0 Primary Assembly, whole genome shotgun sequence:
TTTATGGGAAAATTAGAGCAATCCAACAAAGTTTCTGTCTGTGATTGCAATTTTGCATCTACAGAAAGACAATACTTTACTGGGATCGAATGAATCCGACTCATTCTTAGTTCATCACCCAACACGCTCATCTTCGTCTTATTGCTATAtgggaaaaatattaaaaacttgTTCTGTTTTAATTGGGAGCTAACGTAAGTGCCAACTTCAAATTTCGTGCAATATTgagaaaaacaataataaaagtcAAAGATACCATCGATTCATCGTTTTTTAAGGTCAGCAGTGACGTGCCACCACGTCAGCAGCAGAACTATCATCTGCACCTCCTCAATCCTAATCTGGAATGGGTTTTAACCACGTGGCTTTTACTTTTACATCATATCTCTATATGATGAACTTTCTGAGTCCCTACGTAAATTGcacataaaaattttcaaaaacacgTAAATCCCATCCAGGATTTTTTACAGAGGGAAACAACTGTGTCTTTATATATCTTAgctgtttcaactttcaagtaaTTAAAAAAGGTCAGCTCTCTCTCCTGGGAAGTATATATACACGTTTGTATTGTCCTGATGGTGTGGTGTGGCATATGAGTTCTAATCCTATTTAACTTCTCCTATTGAAAACTGAATCATTGTAaaggtgggttttttgtttttcttggtttttcttgatttgtgtttttgttttgattagtAATCTTATGCACACCTTTTGAATGATTCATCgattggtttttttcttttgaatctttttattgGGTtcagaaagagaaaaggaaaaaattggaaattaagAGAGAATGGAGAGTGAATCCGAGGTTTCGTTGAGTTCTGAAAGCTCAGGAATTTCTGAATTTAGTGATGACGATTTGTCTTTGATGGAAATTGGTTCTGGGAATTACGGGTATGTCtcaattttcttatttcaattaaaatttgagtCTTTTGGTTTTAGTTAACTTTCTCATTCAAAATCtgggtttttcttttgtgtttgaGCTTAGGTGCTCACATTATAAGAGGAGATGCAAGATCCGAGCACCTTGTTGCAATGAGATTTTCGATTGCAGACATTGCCATAATGAAGCTAAggtatatacatataaatatatatctattcctttctttctttttgggtgtgtaattgtaaaaatttatattcttaCCCTGAAGTTAATTCTCTTCAATTTTACATGAGCAGAATTCTTTGGACGTTGATCTTCTTGAACGACATGATCTTCCACGCCAGGAAGTTGTGAAGGTcggaaattttcttttctttctttcccctctttttATGAATTTCAATTGAACTGATGGGTACCTTTTTTGGAAATTGCTTTTGTGATTAATATGGTGCTGTTTCTCCGGGTCATGGTTGGAAACAGAGACTTATGATAGTAATTTGAGTCATGTTACATAGCAACACAGCATCACTTTGCTTAGGATTAAATATATTACCATTGCCAGAACTAGAAAATTAAAGGAAGAATTGGACTTCATTTGGCAAGAGGTTGTCAGTTGTCACACTGAATAGTCTCAAATGTTCTGCGCTTTGCACTTTCTTTTGTCTCTAAAAAGGTAATTGGCATAGTGCAAAACCAAAATTTGTGCATTTAGCATGATGCTTTGGTGGTTGGTGGTCCCATGgattttatgataaaataagTATAGGGACAACATTtgacattatatattttaattggtgcataataataataaaaatagtgtcaGTGGTGGACCTATTGAAAGTGATGTTGCTCTAATCACAGCAAACTAtgacaataattgtgaaaaatgttgtgtctCTAGAATTACTCTTCTAATTATGAGGTAGTAACATTGACACTTGACTAGCTTTTGAAATGACTCAAATTACCAAgataaatcaagaaaaaaatataaaaaccatattattttcttttgaggtTTGGTATATGtgataataaaattggtgttCTTTTGTTGTTTCTCATTGATATGATCtgtcatttttcttctttcacttcTCTAAAAGGTAGTATCTTTTGTTGGACTTTCAGGTCATCTGCTCCCTATGTGATACAGAACAAGATGTAAGCTcctaaaaattaactaaaattcaaaatacagTCAGTATtgagaaaaaggttttgtgAGTACTGACCTTGTTGCCTTCTTCTAATCAGGTGCAACAGTACTGCATAAATTGTGGCGTTTGTATGGGAAGGTACTTCTGTGCGATATGCAAGTTCTTTGATGATGATGTAAGTTCAAATTTCTGAGTTGGATTCATTAGAAAACGAGGACAGAGTGTCACATTCACCCTTATTGATTATCTTTTTGTTATCTTTGTTAAGTTCAATGTTAGCTTATTCAACCATTTTGTTGCTCTTTCAGACTTCAAAGAACCAATTCCACTGTGATGAATGTGGAATCTGCAGGTAAAGTTTGCAACAAAGTATTCAAAAGAGTTCAtacttcattttcatttttaccatttttttaattagttaataGCTATAGAATTTTACATGTTTTCTTCATCTTTCATAAAACTCATCTCCTGTTAATTTATTCTACAGAACTGGAGGCAAGGAAAATTTCTTCCACTGCAAGAAATGCGGTAAGTGAGGGATTAGTTAATTCTTGatcatttgataattttttgttgcagtggtggtggtagtggttcttcttcttattttgctATTCTTGTTTCAGAATGTTGCTACTCTAAGGCAATGGAAAATAGACATCATTGCCTGGATAGACCATTGCACCATGATTGCCCTGTTTGCTTTGAGGTAATTTAAAGCATTGATATCGATATTAATACATTCTGTTCAAAGTAAAAAGATAAACATGAACACGAAAACATTATCTTTATATTATCAATGGTATGAGGTTCTCTATTTTGCTTTGCAGTATATGTTTGATACTACGAAAGGGATTACTATCTTACGTTGTGGGCACACAATGCATTATAAATGCGTCAAAGAGATGGAGAAACATTGCCGGTAAGCAGTTGATTCTCATTTACTTGCACACGCTATGCATTATGCATAAGATGTGAAGCAATATATTATAACAGCAATAAGAAAAGAATGCAACTAATTCATAAATTTGGCACAATCTTCCTTTGTATAATTCCAGACTTTTCTAATTTACTTGATGTGCCTGTTTGTTTTTCAACTTCTCTTCGTGCGTTAAGCTAGAAGAatgatttcctttttcttgcAGGTACTCATGCCCCATCTGCTCAAAGTCCATTGGTGATATGACACGTCACTGGGAAAAGCTTGATCAAGTGGTAAATAGACATTGTTTCCACTCTCTTGTTTTCCAAACAAAGATGAGCCTGTGCAAATGATGTTGTGCTTCATGTCCTAACAttcttttactaaaattttaatgCAGGTTGCCTCAACTCCAATGCCTGAAACATACCAAAATAAGATGGTAAGTAACTAAGCATAGAGTGAAAACCTTTGATTCATTAATGGCAACTCGTTGCATCTTTCTCTGATTGAGGTTTTCCATATAAATTCAGGTGTGGATTCTCTGCAATGATTGTGGAGCAAACTCACTTGTCCAATTCCATATTGTGGGACATAAATGCCTAAGCTGCAAATCCTACAATACTAGACAGATACAAGGAGATCCAACTGCTTCATGTGCATCAAGCGTGACTGAGATAGTGAGATGACATGCTGGTTGATGAAGACTCTTAGATTAAATTAATGATAGTTTTTCACTCCTAGGTAGCACTAGCACTGCCAAGATCACAGTCTGTTTATCCAGCTGGCTTTTCTCCATGGTACTCAAATTCTTATTGTGAGAGCTCAAGAGCAGGGAGAAACAACTCTTCTTCAGCATTGTTACTCCATTATTTTAGTCAATTATTATAGTCTTGTTAATGTGTTGATAGGGGGTAAACTGCAAAGCATGTTCTGAAACGTTGGATGAAGCCAAGCTTTGGTGTTGTATACGCAATTTTATCATGAAtgtcattctttccttctttcattCTTTAAAATCCGTGTTCAATGAGAAttatttcagcttttcatttTGGAATTGTAGTTGGAATTGGGTTCTGAAAGTTTTTCCTCCTTCCATCATTGAAGGTAATTAATCATTCAGTGCTAAATATCAATGATAATGCCATTCAGCAATACAGTAAAATATGTGTCATGtaacttgaaaattttctcaCAAGGTAGCATAGAAGCAAAACATTACAATCTAGagaattaatactttttttcttttctgaagaGAATTGATACTTCTTGTATTCAGTTGATTCATTGGGTGTTTATGTTTATGAGTTTATCCTATGGTCCTATTGGATATTTTCACGTCTCCTGCGCCCGACTCTCAATCCCTGTTGAAACATTAATCCTGCTACAATGACAATTATTCAGTGTTGCAGCCCattttcttttatgaatttTGGTACAATGATAATTATCCATGTGGATGCATAAAAGAGATGTGAGCAGATTGTATAACTAAATCTGACTGATCGATTTTGCTTTGGTCTTTAAAACATCCTAGCGAAACTTGGAACTTATTTGGTGTAGATTGTTAGTAAAGGTACTTCATTGCTTGATCCAAAGGCCCCGCACTCTCTTCTAATCGCCAAGATGCAACAAGCACATTGCTTGGGTTTGTCTATTGCTAATATCCTTCTGTATTTGTATGCAATTTGACTCAGACcgcccaaaaataatggcaatTCAATTAAACAAATTACAACTAGAAGACACCCAAATCATGTAACAGGTTTTTTGGCCTAATGAAGAATGCATTTCCAGTTATATGATTCTGTTCCAATTCATGGAGGAAGATCTGTTCCAGTTATATGATTctattatgtaattttttttttttttttaatgactgtTCTTGTTTCAAGTTAAAATGCATAAAGTTTTCCTTACATACATTGTTTTATTGAGTAAAATGGTATTTATAGAGCATCATTTAGAGATGTTTGTTGGGGAATCATCCTGAAACTAGGTTGTAGACTTGTCAAGTAATCCTCATTTTAGGTCAGTTGAGAGGAAGTGTGTTAAGGTAGCAACTCCAAGTTTTGGGAGTAGATGAGACAGTGCTCAATATTGAATTAAAAGGTTTATTGTTATGGCACAATAAATGTTGATGTGATGAGGGTAGTGGACACTTCTTTTAAGAATGATTGTACTAACTGACCAACCAAATGAAAGGGATACATAGGTCAATGGTCATGTTAGATACATTGTCTGACCTATGTGACCAAGCATAGTAGGTGTTGGCGGATCTACGTGGTCAATTGCAGTAGGTACCGGCCGACCCACTTGATCGAACTGTGTAGAAAATGAACAATCTACTTTGCTAGGATTGTTACACTTTTTCTAGACCTTATCAAGCACAACCCTTTTTCCTTTGAAGttactcataatttttttctaaaatattacttaaacACTATCAATCACCAGTTCCCTTTTCCATGTAAATTGTATgggagaaaatttttattagaagtgCCAATATTATATATCTCACATGATGAAGTTTGTAAACACTTTATACGTTTTGTCGGTTGAAATCACTGAGTTTACTATAAAATTTGAATTGGCATGTAAAAGAGAAGGAAAGTTTCAAGTAGTAAAGTCAAAACTTTTAGTACACACTTTATAGGTTTTGTCTGTTAAGGATCACTGagtttacaataaaatttgaattggCATGTGGAGGAGAGGGAAAGTTTCAACCTTCAAGTCGTAAAGTCGAAActcttttccattaaaaaaagtGCACTACTATGTAGCATGATTAACTCATATGCAATTAATGGGTATATGACAACTTTTTAtgatgttattaaaaaaaaaaattctaagataTTAATACTCGGGACAAACACAAATCTTAGGTATAGACTACAGTTTTAAGTGAAATATATTAGGTTCTTAATTGAATTCAAACATATAACtacaattaatttaaatttttacttgaaaaaaataacattcTTTATGTTGCATTAGTCAAAGTAGTCACATGTTTGAATTTAACTGAGACCCTAATATAGTTTATCTAAGAAATTGTGgtattgtacttaagttttaCCCATTAATTTGAGTAGATAAGTAATCAcctgaaatgttttttttttttttttttaataggtagaTAATAGAAGACAAAGATGAagggttcaaacttcaaaccacATACGTGAagttccaccaaaaaaaaaatgtcattatcaTTTTCAATCACTTAAACCCCCCATTAATCATTTTAAAGTTGAAACATTTACAATCTCCAAGTATATGTTTgtcaatcttatttttttaaaagaaagggATCAATATAAATAAGTTATACCAAATGAACAATTAATATATACACTTAACTATGGCAAGAAATACCGTGAAAGTTGAATTTAAGAAGTATGAGCAGCTCAATTGGTAGTCTGGTActgttttttattataaaaaaaaaaaaaaaaaagattttgagttCAAATCTCGCCCACACCAAAAGTCAATtgatgtcttagtctgatgatcaTCATGAAATAGACATCCTAAGTtgaaattttatgtatttattaaatatatatatatatatatatatatatatgaacaagaAAGATTAGACCTAGACGCACACAACGTTATTTAAACTAAACAAAGAGTCAAAAGAAGCTAAGAAATAAATTATACCTAGCGTATgcaatctttctttctttttcttatttttttggttcttgagCTAAGCAAACTCAGCAGCGCATGCAGGTTTTGATACAAATTTACTAATCATGAAAGAAACCCACACGTTTGAAATGATAATTGCTAAACTAAATTTGAAATTGGCACAAAGAAATTGTGAAAAGTCTAAATAACGGTATATTAAATTGTGTATGATAAAGTATAGGggtatattttatatatagatagacAAGGTATGATGTACAAGTAACCTACAACTATAGGCCTAAGCCCATTGGACTTATATTTTAATAGTATTCTAATAGCCTCCCTCAAACTTATGTTAAGTGATGTGATGTTAGCTTGAGTTTGGAAGTCAAAACAAGAAAGCGTCACGGTGGAAGAGGCTTAATGAATATGCTAGCAAACTAATCTTGGGAAGAAACTGATTGTAGCTTTAGAGCACCTagatgatgatttttattttatttaatttaggtaGACAATATGTGATGTACAAATAACCTACAACTCtaacaatattttaacaataattaagcatgcattatttaaattttaaccaagAAAAACCAACACATTCGATGATGAAAATCAGGTGGACATGACATTAACATTACACAAGCATACAATATAAGTAAAGATTAGCAAGCTAAAGCTCGAATAAGACTATAATTCTGAATTACCAAAGCGTGTGATTGAAGGCAAACCAATAAAACTAGGAGCATTATTAATACTGGTTGCAAAGCCACTAAAATAGCCGCTCCTGAAAGTTTggagaaaaaatataaaggagTATGTTAACTTGTTAATGAGTGCCACAATTGTTGAGGAGAATAAAATGGGTTTAAATTTACGTTGGTAAGTAACAAAAGTagtaaaagttaataaaagtttagatttttattattgaaaatagatCGACCGCCTAAGAAGAGTGGATCGactacattaaattttttttttttttttggtagtcaACTACATTAAAATTTCACCTTATTGGTTGTTCTTAAGGCAATTGATAATaggaaccaaaaaataaaaaatcatataaacaaTTGCAAATTTAATTGTTAACGTATGAAATATTGGGGTCCTTTTTCATGGTCGGCCACATGTTAAGTATTGAAAGGAGACTACTCATGGTGACCAAAGGCAACCCACCATTATGATATAgtgtccgtttggattgagtttattgtgactgaaattgaaaactgaaaacactgtagcaaaataatttttaaatatgtgaaaagTACcataggacccatttttaatattttttaatgcatgAACAGTGTTATTACAGTATATGAACAGTATTGCTACAGTGCaaaacagtaatttttgtcCACCAAAATCAACATATgcgggcaaaaaaaaaaaaaaaaaaacgcaacaCCAAACGTGGACGCAGGAAAACGGAGAATCCAAACGCCCTCATAATACACAAGATAAAAGCCCAAAAGCCAGAAACAAATGGTAAAAGAAAAAGCAGCTTCagcactttgaaattttgaattcagAGGTAAATTTTGCAAATGAAATAGAGTAAACCAATAgtgtgaagaaagagagagtgcaTCAAATTAACCCGCGTGTAAAGACCTGACACCAGACCACCACGCAATGTGCATTAATTTTGTCTTTCCAACATTTTCATTGTACCAAGGCATTTAAGAGGTACAATAAATGAAGGATAGTAGGTGGTAAAAGGGAATTTTGGGTTTCGTCTCTTTGTTCTTGTGAAAGAACCGATTGGTGGCGAAATGAAATAGCCCTATAATTTTTAAgtcattcttgatttttttttttttttttttgtggattttcaaaatattaaatttttaaacattatacatattttcatatattttttcacccatacatatttttatatatattttcaaataataatttttaatttttaagtgcaTATACCAAACGGCCTCTAATGAGCTGTTTGGTTAGACTTTGGGGagcttaaaaaaaagtttttaaaatctaaaactcCATTTTGcaatcacatttttttatagtttttttgtaaatgcttattttaaatttaaaaaactgtttttcaACCGTTTATATGAACAACACCTATTGTGTTGTTAAATGGACTAGGGCGCATTTTCCTCCTATCATAATTTTTGTGCTACAACTTTTATCTCAACTATAATCTAACGTATGGTTAATGATTATCTATATTACTTTTACATgaattaatcatttttaaacAAGTGAGACAGCATGGCAAAAATGATAGCAAAAGAGATATCACTTACTTTTTAGAGTACCATCCAAAAGGGAAACAAAGAGGAAGTGGTAGGTGGCATGTGATGGGACTGACTATTTTGTGCGATGCAAAGGGTATTGACCATTGGTATAGATCccattttagttaaaaattgCAACTGGTTGAGCTTAGTCTCATTTGGTTTTGGTCCAAAGAGATGAAAGCAAAGTcgtatttactatttattaatgttgaattgaataaaaaaatagagtacaTAAACAAGTGCTTAAGATAATTGTTGAGGTGAATAAAATGAGTCCCACCTAGAAAAAGTGAATTGACTTCATTAAAAATTACACCTCGACAATTGCACTTTTAGAGCATGACAAGAAATTTCAAGTAAATAACATTTATGTTTCAAACCTATTGAATGTGAAAGAAAACCTAAAAGAATTACGGCAAAAAGCGAAGAACCTAGTTGTTGCTTGTTCCATTTGGATATATCAATTAAACGCTAGTAATTTTAAGCTTTTATCCATATGCATGTAATCCAGTGAAATCCTTGGCAATGAGGTAAAACTTCCTTGAACAAGTTCCATTATGAGgttattttatggaaaattcaCCAAAACCGCTCCGAAGTTATTATTGGATAACAGTGGAGATAATAAAAGAATTGTATTGgggaaaaagaaatgaataacCATGGACCACATATTTCCCCAAAACGGTGTTGCTGACATGAACATGGCAGCAATAGTGATTCCAGTGTAGACTTCAAGGCCAATTACCATTTTAGCTGTAGCAAGAAACAGCTTCACACCACTTCAATTAACAGTTCTAACTTCATTATTGTAAGTGCTTGTCTGAGGCCCACTTTTATGCTCTGACCGAAGTTATTAAAGATAATTGTCAGTCTTTTGATGCTTCCTCTCTGCCTTGACATAAAGTTAAgataagaaaaagcaacaacATGCACACGTCCAGAGAAAGCTACTACAAcacactcactctctctctctctctctctctctctctctccccaaaaaaaaaagactccgAGCATCATATTAAAGTTGTCCAAACAAGCGAATAAAACTTTCGGTAGCCCATACCTCTCTagtctctactttttttttcttttattaaaaccCAGATCCAGATTTGTCTGAACAATTTGTTGGGAACACGACAATCACTAGTCAACCTCTTCAGTCTCCCATAGGGCCCGTTTGAATGCAAAGTTaataaaagtcaaaaacaaagCTCATGCCGTTTAGAGTtaacccaaaattaaaaataaaaacgttTTGCTCTAGAGTAAATCACTATTTAGCT
Protein-coding regions in this window:
- the LOC115980455 gene encoding E3 ubiquitin-protein ligase RZFP34-like, with amino-acid sequence MESESEVSLSSESSGISEFSDDDLSLMEIGSGNYGCSHYKRRCKIRAPCCNEIFDCRHCHNEAKNSLDVDLLERHDLPRQEVVKVICSLCDTEQDVQQYCINCGVCMGRYFCAICKFFDDDTSKNQFHCDECGICRTGGKENFFHCKKCECCYSKAMENRHHCLDRPLHHDCPVCFEYMFDTTKGITILRCGHTMHYKCVKEMEKHCRYSCPICSKSIGDMTRHWEKLDQVVASTPMPETYQNKMVWILCNDCGANSLVQFHIVGHKCLSCKSYNTRQIQGDPTASCASSVTEIVR